The Notamacropus eugenii isolate mMacEug1 chromosome 4, mMacEug1.pri_v2, whole genome shotgun sequence DNA window tggacatcaagcctaaatttccttctttgaaatttCCACCTATTGCTTATGcttctgactctttgggaccaagcaaagcaaattctccCACTTGAGAACTCTTCAAATATGTAAAGACAGTCATTGTGTTCCTTTCTTTACCCCAATTTTACAACTAATCACATGCACTCTAGGCTACCATCTTCATTGTCTTCCTCTGCCTGTCAGGAGAGTGAGGAGCAAGACTGTGACCACCCTTGGATTTTTGGAGATTATGCCAAGATTATATATTTTTTGGTTAATATTGTTGGCTAATATTGAGCTTTTAGTCCCCTGAAATCTCCATGAAACTCTCTCCCCCCTTATAATTGTGAAGCtgatctaaattaaaaaaattttttgatagttttttcatcacctttattttcaaatatatccctTCCTTACCCAGTGAGCCATGTTttataataaaagcaaaaaagggaaggaaggagaagaaaggaaagaagggacagagggagggagaaagggaagaaggagggaggaaaaaggaagagagagaatgaagggaagaagggagggagaaagagaaggagttagagagggagggaggaagaaagaaaagaaggaagaaagatagaagaaggaaataagaaaggcagaaagaaagaagggaagaagagagggagaaaaggaggaaaggagggagggaaggaagaacaaagaagaaggaggagggaaagaggaaaggagggagggagggaggaaggaaaaactagaaaaagaacaattcagTACACCTCTCAACCCAATCTGACAGTTGGTGCAATGTCTTACACAATACAACACACAAATTCAGACTTCTACATCTACAAAGAATATTGGTAGATTTTCTCATGTCTTCTCTGGAGCTAAGCTTGCTTATTATAATTAcatgttttatattatatataatattacataattataattcagtctattttattctttccatttacattgttgtagttattatgtattattgtggggcagctaggcggtgcagtggatagagcaccagtgcaggagtcaggaggacctgagttcaaatctcacctcagacacttgacattcactagctgtgtgaccttggacaactcacttaaccccaattgcctcatcctgggtcatctccagtcatcctgatgaatatctggtcactggattcagatggctctggaggagaagtgaggctggtgacctgcacagcccttcctcactcagaacaaagtcaagtgcaagtcatgtcattatttttctgacggcatggtcttctttgacaacaaaggatgaatacacatgtaatactgctttcctggttctgcttacttcactctccaTTAGTTTATATATTTCTTCTCATGCTTTTCATATTCAACACTTTTTATGATTCAGaaataatccattacattcatgtgtcacaatttgtttaaccatccactttgtttccagatcTTTGATGCCACAAAAAATGCTATCCTATGAGACCTTTCTTTTAGTCTTGGACTTCCTTGGGATATAAAGCTAGAAGTGGGATATCTGGGTTAAATTCATCACATTTTTAGcccagttccaaattgttttgaaTAGTGGTTACATCAgttcacatctcctccaacagtgtagtagtgtgcctgtctttctacAGTCAACAGtgctattttcatcttttgtcttctTGCCAGTTTGCTAGATgtgaaataaaagcaaacaaccccttagaggtgttttgatttgcatttctcttattagggGAGACATTGGAGTAATATTTCATAATGTTAATAGTTTAtaattcctctgaaaactgtttttttcatgttctttttgATCATTTTATCCATTGGAGAGTAACTCTTAGTCTACATATTTCTTTTAGTCCTGTATATATTTTTGATATAAGGTTCTCAACAGAagtatttgatacaaagattttttcctaATTGATGCAATCCCTTCTTATCTTATTTGCATGGGTATTGTTAAtataaaatcttttcaatttcatgtaaaaacaatctaaTTCATCTTTTGTGATCACCATCTCTCATTTTGAGTAAGACTTTTCTCTCTATAGCCATATAGCATTCTAATTTTACaagtgagcaaactgaggttGGGCAGTTTTGTCCAGGATTTGaaattccaagcccagcattttAGTCACTATATTGATTGCTTCTACTCTCTGTCACTCTGTGTAAGGCGCTGTGATTGTCAATTAAAGACCTAGAGATGTGTAGCCTGGAGAATAAAAGATCTTAGAGGGGAAGTGGTAGTTGTCTCTAAATAATTGAAGGTTTTGTCTTGGCTTTTTTCATTTAGAcactagaggggaaaaaattcccAGATCCTGCTGTTCTCTAAAACCAtgtctttcctcccctttcctaccAAACTTTTGGAAAGAGGTcaccctcttcttcctcactGTACTGCTTACTCCTCAAACAAGTCCCTGCCATCTTGGTTTTGTCCCTAGCACTCTACCTACCATGCTTGCCAAAGTCCCAAATGACTTCCTCACTAAGTTCAGTATAAGCATGCCATGGTGGGAAGAAACCAGGACTTAATGTTAGGAAAGATCTGgaatttgaatcctagctctaaCCTTATCCAGTCTCATGACTATAATCATCCCTTTGTAGAAGACTTCCAAATCCTTttttgtcacatggaagagggattagatttagcCTCTTTATAGTATATGCCACACCCCTGACCTCTTTGCTGAGTTTTAGTGCCTCCTATCCAACTGTCTGGTGATTGGCTCCATTTGGATGATCCATGGATGACCCAGTctatatctcaaactcaacagttCTAAAACTAAACTTATTTCCCTCCCACATCCACCTCCATCCCAAACCTGCCCTTCctcctaatttatttttttgtgctaATGGTGCCACCTTCTTAGTTAATCAAGTTTATGACCCAAGAGTCATCATTGACTTCCTTGTCCCTCAGCCTGCAAAAATAGTTGGTTACCAAATCTTGTTGCCTCTACCCAGACAACATCTCACATGTCTGACCCCTTCTGTCCACTCACACTATTACTACCCTCAATCATTTCTCCTTTGGACTATTGTAATTGCCTCTTAACATGTCTCCTTGCTCCAATCCATACAGAGAGGTCAGAGCAATCTTGCTATTGTACAGGACTTATCATATCcctagttgattttttaaaatttaatttttttcaaagaacaaaatccaccttttctccttttcccctcccctgcatcattgaaaaggaaaacaaaacaaacccataacaaatatgcatagccaagcaaaacagaTTTACAGATTGCTTGATTGGCTATACACAAAATAtagatttcttcatctgcacTCTTAGTTCGTCATCCCCTGTCTGTCAGGAGATTTGTAACATGTTTTATCATGAATTCTCTGAAGTTGTAgtaggtcattgtgttgatcagagtctttcaaaattgttggTCTTTACAAGGTTACATCCCAATTCTATTTACAAAAACCTTCAGAGGTCTCCCATTGATTACTATATCCCAGAACTGATATTTTCTAGCTCCAGTCATTGACAAGACATTTAAACAGGTTCTCTGAGCTTCATTGCACTCCTTTCCAACTGGTTCCTTGTCCCTTTTCCTACCTGTGTGCTTTTGGGCACCCTCACGAATACCAAGAATGACCTTGAATGGCCCCTTTCAGGgaggtcttttccttcctctagtCCTAGCTTGGACAGCTAAGGGGTAGAGTGAAtaagtgctgagcttggagtcaggacacTCATCTTCAGATCTAGcctctagcctcaaacacttactagctgagtgaccctctttgcctcagtttcctcatctgtcaaatgagctggagaaggaaatggcaaatcactccagtatctttgccaagaaaacctcagatggggtcacagaaaagtcagacatggctgaacaacaaaaacaggaGTCGCAGGTGGAATGCCATCTTCCTAGATCATGGGGCTATGATTTCACCTCTTCCTGGCTGCCACCTTCCCCAGATGGAGCTGTTATTCTAGCCTCCTAACCAAAACCTCCAGCAACCATGTCCTGGAAGAGCTGCAAAAAGCTTTGGAACTCCTAGCTGTGCTGTTCTATATTAGTGCCTCACCAACTCTGGGCCCCCCAAACATGCTTTGTCCCAACCATCTTTCTGAAACTGCCCTGCTATTGATGTTATTGCTGCTACAAATACCCAACTGGGCTTGTCTCCTGTGATCAAGGCCAGGAGGAACTAAACCATTCAGCTTTGGGACTTCTGCCGACCTTGCCATCTCAGTTGGTGAAAGCCCAGGATGtgcacttttaaaatgtttaacaagCAGCTAGAGAGTaggatacacttttaaatttaatctgcattgttaatattttctccatcgctttcttaagtctagagaattaaaaaaaacataaatcatGCCCTGATGTGTAGCCAATTTACCAATTTCTGAAGTGTTAATActcacactggaaatttaacaataggCTCCATCAATTCCAAGAAGCTTaggctggagtttattgaatggggagtGGGgatagtcacttaaccccaattgcctcatctccagtcatcctgatgaacactCCCCATGGATGGAATGTgtgtctgtgttcgtccttcattgccaaagaagaccatgccatcagagaaataatgacatgacctgcacttgactttgttttgagtgagggaggctgtgcaggtcaccagcctcacttctcctccagagccatctgaatccagtgaccagatattcatgaacactccccattcaataaactccagtgattctctgatttaaaatcctttacaacCTGACCTCTTCCTGCTTTTCCAGACAACTTATACCTTGGTGTCCTCCATGGACTCTGAGGTCCAATGATACCAACCTCTTTGTTATCACTCACACAGGATCCTTCATCTTGCAACTCTGGTTATTTTCATGAGCTATTCGCCATGCTTGCAATGTTCTCCATTCTCACCTTTGGCTctcagcttccctggcttccttcaagtctcagctaaatcccaccttctgtaaaaaagcctttcctgatcacccTGAATGCCAATGCCTTCCCTATacaattatctcctatttatctaGTCACAGTTGTTTgcatcctctctctccttctccccaccctccccccattagactataagttcctcaaggcagggacaatttttggtttcccagagcttagcattgTACCTGGCTCGTAGTAGGTGCTAGTTGACTTGACTGGACTTCCTTCAGGATCTGTTTCCTGACCTATggatgagggggttagactaaaCGTAGTTAGATGTTAACTAGATGTAagggacctctgagatccctttgaaTTCTGAATATATGATGTTAGGAGCCTGTATCCAATTAAGAGATTataggattttgagctggaaggggtcttagagttTTTCTTGCCCAGTTCCTTTAtttcacagatcaggaaactgaagcccttggaggttaaatgagttgcccagttCGTGGCACCCCTGGCCTTTGACTCCAGGTCTTTTGATTTTAAATCCGGGATCCTTTTAAAATGGTGCTTCTCCCctctttttgactttgtttcatttGCTCTGGGATTATGAGCAATCCCTTCCCCCTAAAGTCAGAAACTGTAGAACCCCACCCACCTAAACTAGAGAAAGTTCGATCTATGTGACCAACCTCACTTAGTTGCAGCTCTGGACAGTCCTAAGCAGGGAAAGGGTACAGTATTATATCCTGGCTTTCACATTCTATCTTCTCAGACAGATTGCCTCCCCTGAtgctcccttctgtctctaatattcaatttctccccatctccttgcTCCTTCTGAGCCGCCATCTCCCACATCCTTAAAAAACCCATACTAGACCCTACCGTACTCTGAAGTTAACAtcttatctctcctccctttcacaccAAGATGCTAAAAAAAGCCATCTACACATATTGCCTCCACTTATattcttctcactttcttctctacaATCTGGCTCCCATCTGACCTCATGACCcaaatgaaactgctctttcAAAATTACTATCAAGACtttaattgctaaatctgatgGACTTTTCTCAATCTTACTTCTTCTCTAGTCAGTCCATAAGCATCTGTTAAGAGCCTAtcatgtgctaggctctgggttAAGAATGAGAgataccaagaaaaacaaaaaatccataCCCTTGAGGAACTCAGAATCTAATAGtgaagatctctctctctcttcatatacatatatatatacacacacatacatacatatctacacaaaaatactcatatatgtattatgtatgtatgtacagatacatatacctgaatacatacatgtatgtgtatatatgtatagagagagacacacattCATCCATCCATGGATGTGTTGTGTCTATGGgttatgtatatattatgcacacatatgtgttgatgtgtgtgaatgtatttgCCTGAAgttatgcatatatgcatgtatacatacatatgcgtgTGTCTGaattgtatacatgtgtatatacatgtacatgttgtatgtgtacacacacatgaacaagctatatatgaggaaataatcaacagagagaaagcactagaattaagaggggttgggaaaggcttcctgcagaagatgggattttgagTTAGGacatgaaggaagtcagggagatcaGGAGACTTCTGGACCTCTGACCCTGCCACGCTGTTGATcaccttctcctctctgggtttttgtgaagccgctctgtctcagtctccttcTATCCATCTGCCTTTTCACTCTCGCTCTTCTTTGCTGGTTCCTCATCCATGTCCTCCTCCCCAAGTCTGGGTGTCCCAGGAACCATCCTGGATCTTCTCCATCCTTCAGTTAGTCAACAAGATGCTGTTAaaggcttactatgtgtcagtccCTCTGCTAAGtcctgaagatataaagaaaagcaaaagtatttcctgccctgaaggagttcaCAACAGAGAAATAACTAAGTGTGTATAAGATCTAGCCAGAGTAGTtggaaggtaatcttagagaAAAGAGTAGCaactggggatggggtgggggtgggagaccTCGAAAGGTCTTCCTGCACAAGTTGGcgtttgagctgaatcttaaagtcAGGGAAACAAAGGGGTAGATGTGAAGAAAGACCAGTACAGagggaaatggagtgtcatgtggGGAGAAAGTGGTTGGATTGTTagtgtgtgtggaggggaataaactctaagaagactggaagggtaggAAGAGGCCAGGCTATGAAGAGATCCAAACACAACATTTCTTATTTGATCTTGGCAGTAATAAGGGGCTAcctgagtttattgagtagggaagtgatcAGGAAAGGACCTAGAGGCAGATGGACCAAAAAAACCCACTGCAGAATATCTCAAAGGCGGTCCCGTTCAATTCTATGCCAAGCTCATTGTCCACAGTGTCTATTTGAATTATATTAATTGAGGGATCGGTTCTGTGGATCGTTCATTCAACTGTCTATCAAAGGAAGCATTTTTCATCCACCTTGCTTTCCCTCTGTGGATAGTTACAGTGAACTCTTGAATGACTTCGGATTTCATTTAGAAGGCTACAGCTGTAGTATTCTGGGGCTTGATGAAATCAGCATAGTGACATTTGCAAACAGGAATATGTAGGGGATTtcactgttattattatataataatttttgaattggaCATTACCTGcaacagtatcaaagaccttTGACAAGCATCATATTCCATACTATTTTTTGATTCTCTTGATTTCAATCATCACcaatattatctctgtttttcCATCTTTCAGGTTCATCCTTAAATGTCCTCCGGGGGACATTGCTTAGCTGGGGCCATTGCCAAACTTTCTTTAAATGTATTTTACCTTCCATAACTGCTCACTATTTCATAGGGTGAGACTAGCCATAATTTTCCACTTTGAAGGTTCTACAGATGAGTCTACATTCTAAGTCAGCGTGGCCCTTTTATGCCGTATCTCTCCACTCAGCAAAGAGATCAAGCGTTAGCTGCCTGAGACATTTCCTAGGTTCTTTTGCTCTCCTTATTAGGGtgatttattttgttgattaagtttctttaaaaaataatgggcATCTGTAACTATCTTAtgcttcagatttttttcatggagcagctaggtggtacagtgaatagagaacagggcctgaagtcaggaagactcctcaccctgaattcaagtctggcctcagacccttactagctgggtgacactggtagaatcacttaaccccatttccatcagtttcctcatctgtcaaatgagctggaaaaggaaatggcaagtcactccagtatctgtggcaagaaaatccccagatagggtcatgaaAGCTCAGTAAGTCACAACAATAgagtggggaaagaaaagaagttaaTGCAATTTTACCTTGTATTAAGAGGCATACTATTCGAGACCAGGAAGGTGACATTTTCTCTGTACTGCCCATATGTGGGATACTGCCTTCAGTTGAAAGTGCCACTTTTTAGGAAAAAACATTGAATAAATTGGCTGGGATGGCAAAGGACTTTGATTTCATTCCATATAAATCAAtcgattaagtgcttactttgtacctggcactgtgctaagtgctggagatacaaagaggcCAAAGatagtcccagccctcaaggCATTTACAATTTAATATAGATCACTTGcaggaactgaggatgtttaaccaggaagggggaaaatatcCATTTAGGAATATATAAtcgctgtcttcaagtatttaaggaACGTCATGTGAAAAAGGGATTAGACTTACTGTTTCTTTCTAAAAGTCAGAACTAGGAACCATTGGGTAGAAATTACAaagaattaaagggaaaaaacttcctaacaattcaaCTTATATAAAAGTATAGcaggctgcctcaggaggtaatgaattctcctttgctggaggtcttcaagtaaaggctgaGATAACCAATGGTGGAGATTTTTATGGGGTAAGGGATTCAGCTAGATGACTTCTCAAGCcccttctaaatctataattcttttgtcctttctccagtttttttcCATCAGTAGTTTGTTTAAATACTGCAAGGATGGACTTGTCTTGATTGCACAGTCTATCATCTTTGCGTTTTTCTTCATCTCATTCAGTGTTGATTATGAACTTTGTTGAGACAAGTCAGCACTTTGCCTGTATACAAACAGCTGATGGGGAAATTCCTGCTCCTGTAGTAGAAAGGCATTTTCCCCAGTCATTAAAATACaatcagtttttttaaaacagttcaacaagcatttattaaatctcaGAAACATTCTAGACACCGGATTTACAGAGAGCAAACTGAAACAATCCATGATGTAAcatagcttacattctactggagccaagagaaaacatacaaatatcTGTAGTAGGGTGAGTAGGTACAATTATTTTCATGTAACAGAGTACACAAGAATTGGGGTAATATAATGCCTGAAGTCCATTTGGCCAATAAGGATGTATTCTTTGATCTCAATTAGGGGCAGATGGTGAATGAGCAATCATCTATTGATATTTCCttagaaagacagaagaatggcATGAGGGGTTCTGAGAATGAAGTGGCAGGGAAAGTGTAAATTAGATACCTGCTTTTCACATGATAAAATGATATTTCTCCACGTTCATAGTCAAGGAAAATACCCACCTTGAGGTTGGGCTCCCTGACTTGGTGGTATTTTTTATGGACTTGGGAATAAAGATTGTGCTGGGCCATGGCATAAAGAAAATAGGATTTGTGTGTCTTTACAATCCTCAGCACAAAGAAGTCTTGAGACTCCTTTGATTTGGAGCAGAGGCCAACACACCAGAGAGTCTTATTTGGCACCTCCACCTCCCAGTAATATCTCCCTGAAATGAAGGACTGGGTACCAAGAACTTTTGCAAAATTCATTAACCTCCCACTGTTGTTGGGTGCTTTCTTCTGGATTCCTCCATATCTCACTCTCTTCAGATCCTTAGATATGATGAGACCTAGATCAGCTGTGTTACTATCCAGAGTGATGTCCACTTTCAAATTCAAAATCCGTTCCATAATTCCAGGGATGATCTGGATAACCAGGTACATATcaaatatttctatttccttttggaGCCCAAATTCATTCCTGTTTAACACTTCTTTCATATCCTGAAGCAAATCCAGATCtggcttctttctcttttcctctaaatCTTCAATCCTCTCCCATAATCCTTGGCTCTGGTGGGACAATCCACTGATTGTCTTCCTCAGGCCTTCTAAGTTGTCTGTCCCCTGTGCATGGAGATTATGTAGACATGCATCCATCTCCTCATTTAGGAAATGTTGCATTTTCTGCAATTCAGACAAAATATTCTTCTTTCGAAGTTCTATCTCCTTCTCTATCAATGCAAATTTAgtcttttcagcattcatttgttgaacaatgtcctcatttttcttccacAAATCAGTCAGAGTTTGTTGGAGCCTCTCCCTGGATTCCTCAGCAGCCTCATCTGTGCAACGGAGTCTATGAGCCTCATGCTCCTGGGATTGAGAACAGGACATGCAGATTGGGCGCTGGTCATCCTCACAGAACAGCTTCACCACTTTCTGATGTACCTCACACTTGCTATATCCTAAAAAGTACTGTGAGCAATCGGGTTTTAGTCTTTTGGCAATGGTTGCTAGTTTCCCAAGTCGAATGTTGGCTTTGAAGTCCCTCATCTGGATAGCACCCCTGCACTCTGAAcaggggaaaggggggggggggagatttcCTGCCAACTCCTGAGGAGGTGATCATGGAAAAAACTGTGGCCACACTCAATGGACACTGGGTTTGTGAAGAATTCCAAGCATATAGAGCACTTGAGTTCTGCCTGGAGGTCTTGAATCTGCTCTGAGCAAGAGACCATGTTACTTTGTTCCTTCTGAAGAGTTTTCTTTAGCGTCTGAGTTCggcctttttctctcttcttgcaGTACCCACAGGGAATCTCTGAGTGCCTTATCCTAGCATCTTTATATCTCCCTGGAACCCTGAAGTCCCTCCTTCCTTCAGGTTGTAAATTCTCCTGGTTTTCACTTGTCCCTAGGCATGTTCACGCTTTAGTACATGCTCAGTAActgagttgctgtgaggataaaatgaggtgacATTGCTAAAATCtttaaatgctataaaaattgtgAGCCACTATTATTTTGTTCCCTTTGTCTTGCAGCACAGTAATATGCCATTCTATTCaggtatcacaatttgtttatccattcctcaAATAACATGCATATTCATCAaccttttttttctagttctttgccaccacaaaaatgtgttattgttaatattttgttatatgtggtattttttcctttggttttgacCTCCTTTGTATGTGAGCCTTAAAGAACTTAGAGCGTCCGATGGACATTTTAGTGTCCTTTAAAGATCAACTGCGATGATTCtggataatttaattattttattaataatgccagcatttaaTAGACGAATGGTCATTTGGCTAttttctcttagaccaaagaccagCTTCATCTTTTAATGTTGTTACTTGGCCCTTGCCTTGTCTAGTACTTCCCAACTCTCTAGTGTTACTTATAGTGTGTGTTCTTACTTGGTGGTTGCTGAAAGAGAATTTCACATTTAGGGTATGAACATGTTAATACTTATGGTTGGTATGAAAACTGTGTAATCCTTTCTGTCCCGTTTTCCACCAATTAGAATCTCAGATGTTACTTTGGAGACATAGGGTTGAGGTCcagtgtgtatttttttttgtttgttggtgtCTCATGGACTGCCATAGCTAAGGAATTCATCACCTTTGGGTGAGGCTATGCCTATGGGAGATGAGCTTCTTGGGGTTTAACTAGACACCTAGGAAGCCAACATAATTTGTTACTAGAACTTTACCTGGAACCTTTTCAGAATGGTAGAACCAAGCAGAACTTGTACTGTACTGCTGTTCAAGAACTCAAAGCCACTTTCATACCAAATGTGTAGAAGTTCCTCACATACCCCCAAACCATCCCCAGATCCTCTTGTTGCCACCTCCCATAGAAACCCAAAGACAGACAGTGTGGGGCAGTGGAAAGGACACTGCATTTAGATTCACCGGACTTGAAATTAAATTGAAGATCTGACACTTAGCATCTTTATGACTTTaccatgtcacttaacctctctgggcctcagttttctcatctataaaatgagacatttggacTAGACATTCTCTAAGATCCTTCCCAGTCCTAAATCTATGCTTTTGTGATGCAAAGAAGTAGCTGATGGCAAAGCAGTTAGAGTCctgagccaggagtcaggaagacccatcttccaattcagcctcagacactgtgtgactgggcaaatcactttaagtctgtttgcttcagttttactcagatggaaaatggaggtaataatagcacctgccaagaaaggttgttgtgaggatcaaatgagacaatagtagaccacataaataataaatactagGCTATAGaaatcttcctcttcccttcccgcCCCCtaagaaaacacaaacacactcagcaatcaaaataaaaaatgggcaaaatagaagaatttttaaaatattatgaatcAACTCAATTAGATTTAAAGTGCCAGAAGTAGCAGAAGTGGCAAAAAAGAAACC harbors:
- the LOC140498167 gene encoding LOW QUALITY PROTEIN: probable E3 ubiquitin-protein ligase TRIML1 (The sequence of the model RefSeq protein was modified relative to this genomic sequence to represent the inferred CDS: deleted 2 bases in 1 codon); this encodes MVSCSEQIQDLQAELKCSICLEFFTNPVSIECGHSFFHDHLLRSWQEISPPPFPCSECRGAIQMRDFKANIRLGKLATIAKRLKPDCSQYFLGYSKCEVHQKVVKLFCEDDQRPICMSCSQSQEHEAHRLRCTDEAAEESRERLQQTLTDLWKKNEDIVQQMNAEKTKFAQDMKEVLNRNEFGLQKEIEIFDMYLVIQIIPGIMERILNLKVDITLDSNTADLGLIISKDLKRVRYGGIQKKAPNNSGRLMNFAKVLGTQSFISGRYYWEVEVPNKTLWCVGLCSKSKESQDFFVLRIVKTHKSYFLYAMAQHNLYSQVHKKYHQVREPNLKVGIFLDYERGEISFYHVKSRYLIYTFPATSFSEPLMPFFCLSKEISIDDCSFTICP